The genomic region CGTTATGAACTCTGCCATGTGGCATTTAACTCAGAGGGATATGACTGAAAGCGAGTTGACTGCGAAACTGAAAGTGAAAACGGACAATCAAGATTGGATCGATGAAACCTTGAGTAACTTGAAAGGTTACGGGTATCTAAAGTCTGATCAGGATTTTGCAGAGCAATTTGTCGAGCAAGCTTTCTTTGGTGAGTTTGGCTCCCGTTATATCGTTGAGAAACTGAAGAAGAAAGGGTTAACAGACTCGGTCATTTTGGATGCGATTCATAAGGTATCTGCTGACAAAAACATAGATGAACAAACCATCTTGATTGAACGCATCAACAACTACTACACGGGCTTTACCATGAGCCGTGAAAAGCTGGTAGCGACATTACAAAAACGTGGCTTCAGCTATCAACAAGTCAAAATTGCTATCGAACAGCACCCACAAGCTCATGAGCTCAAGAGTAATATTCAGATCAAGGCCGAGAAAGCCGATTTGGAGAAAGAAGTGTTGAAATACGCGCGTAAAGGGAAGGGTTTGACTGCCATTCAGCAAGAGCTGAAACAACGACAAATCGACACAAGTGAGCTATCAGTGTTAATCGATCGATTAATTAACGCAGAGCAACTGGATTTCTACTCGTCTTGCTTAGAACAATTACAGAAAAAATCTTATGATCTTAATGACCATAAAGAGCGCTCCAAGGCTTACGCGATGCTGAGCCGTAAAGGCTTTTCATCCGATGAGATAAAGTTCGCGTTAAGTGAAGGCAATGAATAACTGGGATGTAT from Vibrio gigantis harbors:
- a CDS encoding RecX family transcriptional regulator, coding for MDDSQQNPDIKKATVRKARRIESVMNSAMWHLTQRDMTESELTAKLKVKTDNQDWIDETLSNLKGYGYLKSDQDFAEQFVEQAFFGEFGSRYIVEKLKKKGLTDSVILDAIHKVSADKNIDEQTILIERINNYYTGFTMSREKLVATLQKRGFSYQQVKIAIEQHPQAHELKSNIQIKAEKADLEKEVLKYARKGKGLTAIQQELKQRQIDTSELSVLIDRLINAEQLDFYSSCLEQLQKKSYDLNDHKERSKAYAMLSRKGFSSDEIKFALSEGNE